A DNA window from Loxodonta africana isolate mLoxAfr1 chromosome 7, mLoxAfr1.hap2, whole genome shotgun sequence contains the following coding sequences:
- the BET1L gene encoding BET1-like protein, with translation MADWARAQSPGAVDEILDQENKRMADHLASKVTRLKSLALDIDRDAEDQNHYLDSMDSDFSSVTGLLTGSVKRFSTMARSGRDNRRLLCGVALGLLVAFFILSYLLSKART, from the exons ATGGCGGACTGGGCTAGAG ctCAGAGCCCTGGGGCTGTGGATGAAATTCTGGACCAGGAGAACAAGCGGATGGCAGACCACCTGGCCTCCAAGGTCACCCGGCTCAAGTCG CTGGCCCTGGACATTGACAGGGATGCAGAGGACCAGAACCACTACCTGGACAGCATG GACTCAGATTTCTCAAGTGTGACGGGCCTGCTCACTGGGAGTGTGAAACGCTTCTCTACAATGGCACGGTCTGGACGTGACAACCGGAGACTTCTGTGCGGCGTGGCTTTGGGCCTGCTCGTGGCCTTCTTCATTCTCTCCTACCTTCTGTCGAAGGCAAGGACGTGA
- the RIC8A gene encoding synembryn-A isoform X1 — MEPRAVANAVEAGEEAAMMEALRTYNRENSESFTFEDGQREDRKRLAGLLVSALEQGLPPSRRATWLQSLRILSRDRGCLDLFTSRPSLQALARCAGIFVSEGPDPESPDMDIVLEALKCLCNLVLSSPAAQALAAQACLVVRLSERVRLSGQRSFPHDVQFFDLRLLFLLTALRTDVRQQLFRELQGVRLLTHALELTLGASPEESPPEFLPAQETERAMEILKVLFNITFDLVKQEVDEDDAACYRHLGILLRHCVMVSAAGDRTEEFHGHAVNLLGNLPLECLDVLLTPELHTGSLEFMGVNMDVIHALLDFLERRLDQTHRLKESVAPVLSVLTECARAHRPARKFLKAQVLPPLRDVSTRPEVGGLLRNRLVRLMTHLDTDVKRVAAEFLFVLCAESVPRFIKYTGYGNAAGLLAARGLMAGGRASGQYSEDEDTDTEEYKEAKASINPVTGRVEEKPPNPMEGMTEEQKEHEAMKLVNMFDRLSRHRVIQPMGMSPCGHLTSLQDAMCQTMEGQLSSDPDSDPD, encoded by the exons ATGGAGCCCCGGGCGGTTGCGAATGCCGTGGAGGCGGGGGAGGAGGCCGCAATGATGGAGGCCCTGCGGACGTACAACCGGGAG AACTCGGAGAGCTTCACGTTTGAGGACGGGCAGCGGGAAGACAGGAAG AGACTGGCCGGCCTGCTGGTGTCGGCCCTGGAGCAGGGCCTGCCGCCCTCTCGACGCGCCACTTGGCTGCAGAGCCTTCGCATCCTGTCCCGGGACCGCGGCTGCCTGGACCTGTTCACCAGCCGCCCGAGCCTGCAGGCCCTGGCTCGCTGTGCTGGCATCTTCGTGTCCGAGGGACCTGACCCTGAGTCTCCAGACATGGACATTGTGCTTGAGGCCCTCAAGTGCCTCTGCAACCTCGTGCTGAGCAGCCCCGCGGCACAGGCGTTGGCTGCCCAGGCCTGCCTGGTAGTAAGGCTCTCAGAGCGTGTGCGGCTCTCCGGGCAGCGGAGCTTCCCGCATGATGTCCAGTTCTTTGACTTGCGGCTACTCTTCTTGCTGACGGCACTGCGCACTGACGTGCGCCAGCAACTGTTTCGGGAGCTGCAGGGGGTGCGCCTGCTGACCCATGCGCTGGAGCTGACGTTGGGGGCGTCCCCAGAGGAGAGCCCCCCTGAGTTCCTCCCTGCACAGGAGACAGAGCGGGCCATGGAGATCCTCAAAGTTCTCTTCAACATCACCTTCGATTTGGTCAAGCAGGAGGTGGATGAG GATGATGCTGCCTGTTACCGGCATCTGGGGATCCTTCTGCGGCACTGTGTGATGGTCTCGGCTGCCGGCGACCGCACGGAGGAGTTCCACGG CCATGCAGTGAATCTCCTGGGAAACTTGCCACTTGAGTGCCTTGACGTCCTCCTCACTCCGGAGCTGCACACAGGCTCCCTGGAGTTCATGGGAGTGAACATGGACGTGATTCATGCTCTCCTTGACTTTCTGGAGCGGCGTTTGGACCAG ACGCACCGGCTGAAGGAGAGCGTGGCTCCTGTGTTGAGCGTGCTGACTGAGTGTGCCCGTGCACACCGCCCAGCCAGGAAGTTCCTAAAGGCCCAG GTGCTGCCCCCGCTGCGGGACGTGAGCACCCGCCCCGAGGTGGGGGGACTTCTGCGCAACAGGCTGGTCCGCCTCATGACACACCTGGACACTGACGTGAAGCGCGTGGCTGCTGAGTTCCTGTTTGTACTCTGCGCCGAGAGTG TGCCCCGATTCATCAAGTACACGGGCTACGGGAACGCCGCCGGTCTCCTGGCTGCCAGGGGCCTCATGGCAGGGGGCCGTGCCTCAGGCCAGTACTCGGAGGACGAGGACACAGACACGGAGGAGTACAAGGAAGCCAAGGCCAG CATAAACCCCGTGACGGGGAGGGTGGAGGAGAAGCCACCCAACCCCATGGAGGGTATGACAGAGGAGCAGAAGGAACATGAGGCCATGAAGCTGGTGAACATGTTTGACAGGCTTTCCAG GCACCGAGTCATCCAGCCCATGGGCATGAGTCCCTGTGGTCACCTCACGTCTCTGCAGGATGCCATGTGCCAGACCATGGAGGGGCAGCTTTCCTCAGACCCTGACTCAGACCCCGATTAA
- the RIC8A gene encoding synembryn-A isoform X2, whose protein sequence is MEPRAVANAVEAGEEAAMMEALRTYNRENSESFTFEDGQREDRKRLAGLLVSALEQGLPPSRRATWLQSLRILSRDRGCLDLFTSRPSLQALARCAGIFVSEGPDPESPDMDIVLEALKCLCNLVLSSPAAQALAAQACLVVRLSERVRLSGQRSFPHDVQFFDLRLLFLLTALRTDVRQQLFRELQGVRLLTHALELTLGASPEESPPEFLPAQETERAMEILKVLFNITFDLVKQEVDEDDAACYRHLGILLRHCVMVSAAGDRTEEFHGHAVNLLGNLPLECLDVLLTPELHTGSLEFMGVNMDVIHALLDFLERRLDQTHRLKESVAPVLSVLTECARAHRPARKFLKAQVLPPLRDVSTRPEVGGLLRNRLVRLMTHLDTDVKRVAAEFLFVLCAESVPRFIKYTGYGNAAGLLAARGLMAGGRASGQYSEDEDTDTEEYKEAKASINPVTGRVEEKPPNPMEGMTEEQKEHEAMKLVNMFDRLSRTSPTMDGKANI, encoded by the exons ATGGAGCCCCGGGCGGTTGCGAATGCCGTGGAGGCGGGGGAGGAGGCCGCAATGATGGAGGCCCTGCGGACGTACAACCGGGAG AACTCGGAGAGCTTCACGTTTGAGGACGGGCAGCGGGAAGACAGGAAG AGACTGGCCGGCCTGCTGGTGTCGGCCCTGGAGCAGGGCCTGCCGCCCTCTCGACGCGCCACTTGGCTGCAGAGCCTTCGCATCCTGTCCCGGGACCGCGGCTGCCTGGACCTGTTCACCAGCCGCCCGAGCCTGCAGGCCCTGGCTCGCTGTGCTGGCATCTTCGTGTCCGAGGGACCTGACCCTGAGTCTCCAGACATGGACATTGTGCTTGAGGCCCTCAAGTGCCTCTGCAACCTCGTGCTGAGCAGCCCCGCGGCACAGGCGTTGGCTGCCCAGGCCTGCCTGGTAGTAAGGCTCTCAGAGCGTGTGCGGCTCTCCGGGCAGCGGAGCTTCCCGCATGATGTCCAGTTCTTTGACTTGCGGCTACTCTTCTTGCTGACGGCACTGCGCACTGACGTGCGCCAGCAACTGTTTCGGGAGCTGCAGGGGGTGCGCCTGCTGACCCATGCGCTGGAGCTGACGTTGGGGGCGTCCCCAGAGGAGAGCCCCCCTGAGTTCCTCCCTGCACAGGAGACAGAGCGGGCCATGGAGATCCTCAAAGTTCTCTTCAACATCACCTTCGATTTGGTCAAGCAGGAGGTGGATGAG GATGATGCTGCCTGTTACCGGCATCTGGGGATCCTTCTGCGGCACTGTGTGATGGTCTCGGCTGCCGGCGACCGCACGGAGGAGTTCCACGG CCATGCAGTGAATCTCCTGGGAAACTTGCCACTTGAGTGCCTTGACGTCCTCCTCACTCCGGAGCTGCACACAGGCTCCCTGGAGTTCATGGGAGTGAACATGGACGTGATTCATGCTCTCCTTGACTTTCTGGAGCGGCGTTTGGACCAG ACGCACCGGCTGAAGGAGAGCGTGGCTCCTGTGTTGAGCGTGCTGACTGAGTGTGCCCGTGCACACCGCCCAGCCAGGAAGTTCCTAAAGGCCCAG GTGCTGCCCCCGCTGCGGGACGTGAGCACCCGCCCCGAGGTGGGGGGACTTCTGCGCAACAGGCTGGTCCGCCTCATGACACACCTGGACACTGACGTGAAGCGCGTGGCTGCTGAGTTCCTGTTTGTACTCTGCGCCGAGAGTG TGCCCCGATTCATCAAGTACACGGGCTACGGGAACGCCGCCGGTCTCCTGGCTGCCAGGGGCCTCATGGCAGGGGGCCGTGCCTCAGGCCAGTACTCGGAGGACGAGGACACAGACACGGAGGAGTACAAGGAAGCCAAGGCCAG CATAAACCCCGTGACGGGGAGGGTGGAGGAGAAGCCACCCAACCCCATGGAGGGTATGACAGAGGAGCAGAAGGAACATGAGGCCATGAAGCTGGTGAACATGTTTGACAGGCTTTCCAG